Sequence from the Rhodanobacter sp. genome:
AGCTGCTGTTCCTCGACGAACCCACCGTGGGCATGGACATCGACGCGCGGCAGAAGCTGTGGGCGGCGATGCGCACGCTGGTGGCGGAAGGTTGCGCCGTGGTGCTCACCACGCATTACCTCGAAGAGGCCGAGGCGCTGGCGCAGCGCGTGGTGGTGCTCGGCCAGGGCCGCGTGCTCAGCGAGGGCAGCGTGGACGACCTGCGCAAGCGCGTGGCGCTCACCCGCATCCGCTGCGTGAGCGATCTGGATGCCGAGGCGATCGCCGCATGGCCCGGCGTGGCATCCGCCGCACGCGAAGGCGCACACCTGTGCATCGCCGCCGCGCGTGCGGAAACGGTGGTGCGCCGGCTGCTCGATGCGGATGCCGCGCTCAGCGAACTGGAAGTGCAACGCGCTGGCTTGGCCGAGGCGTTCACCGAACTCACCCGCGACACATCCCTGCCGGAGGCTGCCTGATGAACGCCGCAGCCCTTTCCGTCGCGCCCGCCGATGCGGGCCGCATGTCCGCCGGCCGCGTGTTCGGCGCCTATCTCGCCGAGGCGCGCGGCGAGTGTCTGCGCTACCTGCGCGCGCCGTCGTTCATGCTGCCGATCCTGCTGTTTCCTGGGCTGTTCTACCTGGTGTTCGGCATCCTGATGGCGAAGACCAACGGCGC
This genomic interval carries:
- a CDS encoding ABC transporter ATP-binding protein, translated to MTDPIVAQLAAVAKRYGQHLALDGVDLAVRRGELLALLGPNGAGKSTSIGLLLGLIRPDAGRAELFGLDPQRIEARRRIGVMLQSANLPPTLRVGELLRLTMSYYPNPRGYDETVGLAGIADILKRPYGKLSGGQQRRVQFALALCGRPELLFLDEPTVGMDIDARQKLWAAMRTLVAEGCAVVLTTHYLEEAEALAQRVVVLGQGRVLSEGSVDDLRKRVALTRIRCVSDLDAEAIAAWPGVASAAREGAHLCIAAARAETVVRRLLDADAALSELEVQRAGLAEAFTELTRDTSLPEAA